A genomic segment from Spinacia oleracea cultivar Varoflay chromosome 3, BTI_SOV_V1, whole genome shotgun sequence encodes:
- the LOC130469258 gene encoding uncharacterized protein, protein MANNNDLAAAIRLLAEKLAQERTERPDSAGDMFERFAKVKPPYFKGQADPTFLERWIREFEKLFWAVNCPENMKVGQAVLYLKDEADLWWKENRTKLSVVEGFNWDSFVVALREKFYPPFITKRKAQEFINLGMGSMTIAEYYSKFIAMSRIAPEVVATEEIKAQRFEQGLTDEFQLGLGGEIFTSLDNVYERTVHIYGLQSIRDAKNVVGEKRKEFNVQENQGNFKRNMNENRNENGNGNFRGGNSQGHNNRSKSERVYHCKRCNNNHPGKDCKGKLVNCHYCQKRGHREFECFIKHRKEQNSNGGGNQERFNQSGDQNSKPGGAQNNQENYNKPANDNNNQDKAPGKLFMMSRNEAERSADVVHGGEFSVGDF, encoded by the coding sequence atggccaacaataatgacctagctgctgctattcgcctcttggcggaaaaactagcccaggaaagaactgagcgccccgattctgcaggggacatgtttgaaaggtttgcgaaagttaagccaccatacttcaaggggcaagcagacccgaccttcctagaacgctggattagggagtttgaaaaaCTATTTTGGGCGGTAAATTGtcctgaaaatatgaaagtaggccaagctgtcctttacctaaaagatgaggccgatctatggtggaaagaaaatagaactaagctaagtgttgttgaaggatttaattgggactcatttgttgttgcattgagggaaaagttttatcctccttttataacaaaacgaaaagcgcaggaattcataaaccttgggatggggagtatgaccatcgctgaatattatagcaaatttatagcgatGTCGAGGATCGCACCTGAAGTTGTAGCCACAGAAgagataaaggctcagaggtttgagcaagggttgaccgatgagttccagttgggattaggtggagaaatctttacctctttagataatgtgtatgAGAGAACCGTTCATATTTACGGTTTGCAGTCCATAAGGGACgcgaaaaatgttgttggggagaaaagaaaagagtttaatgtccaggaaaaccaagggaatttcaagaggaatatgaatgagaataggaatgaaaatggaaatggaaattttcgaggaggaaacagtcaggggcacaacaataggagtaaatccgagagagtgtatcactgcaagaggtgcaacaataaccaccctgggaaggactgtaaaggaaaattggtgaattgccactattgtcagaaaagggggcatagagagtttgagtgcttcattaagcacagaaaggaacaaaatagtaatggaggtgggaaccaagagaggtttaaccagtctggagatcaaaattcaaagcctggaggggcacaaaacaatcaagagaactataataagcctgcaaatgataacaacaaccaggataaggctccgggcaaactattcatgatgagtagaaatgaagctgaacgttctgcagacgtagttcatg